Proteins encoded together in one Yersinia mollaretii ATCC 43969 window:
- the cbiG gene encoding cobalt-precorrin 5A hydrolase produces MNTVKPESIAVFCLTPGGVRLARRLQTHLPLTCFTSDKLLEPGFLPFTGTFGETMREAFKHYSALVVVGAIGLTVRVIAPLVKDKMSDPAVVVIDERGQHVISLLSGHVGGANTLTRYLAGILGADPVITTATDVNEMAALDTLANQLDAEMQDFRHAVKVVNQMLVSHQQVGLWWDTPLRAECARCDTRGFVPVESLDDLPPLDALVCITLRDTLPLSAEQQLALPVYKLVPRRVVAGIGCRRATSLQTLVELLQQQMAENHFDLMALRAIGSVTIKKDEPALHQLAQCWRVPFELFSVGELSRHEQRFPASEFVRQTVGVGSVSQPVAWLMSDGKLVGNTLRQQGVTITLGVSH; encoded by the coding sequence CCGGCGGGGTGCGGCTGGCGCGGCGCTTGCAAACCCACTTACCGCTGACCTGTTTCACCAGTGACAAACTGCTGGAGCCGGGCTTTCTGCCCTTCACGGGCACTTTTGGCGAGACGATGCGCGAGGCGTTTAAGCACTACTCGGCGCTGGTGGTGGTCGGTGCCATTGGCCTGACGGTGCGGGTGATCGCGCCACTGGTCAAAGACAAAATGAGCGACCCGGCGGTGGTGGTGATTGATGAGCGCGGCCAGCACGTCATCAGTTTGCTCTCCGGCCATGTCGGCGGCGCGAACACACTTACTCGCTATTTGGCGGGCATTTTGGGGGCCGATCCGGTGATTACCACCGCCACTGACGTCAACGAGATGGCGGCACTGGACACACTGGCAAACCAGTTGGATGCCGAAATGCAGGATTTTCGTCACGCGGTCAAAGTGGTCAATCAAATGCTGGTCAGCCACCAACAAGTGGGGCTGTGGTGGGACACGCCACTGCGAGCCGAATGTGCGCGCTGCGACACCCGAGGCTTCGTTCCGGTTGAGTCACTGGATGATTTGCCGCCACTGGACGCCTTAGTCTGCATCACCCTGCGCGACACTCTGCCGCTCAGCGCCGAGCAACAACTCGCCTTGCCGGTCTACAAGCTGGTGCCGCGCCGCGTGGTGGCGGGGATTGGTTGCCGCCGCGCCACTTCGCTGCAAACGCTGGTGGAGCTGCTGCAACAGCAAATGGCAGAAAATCACTTTGACCTCATGGCACTGCGGGCCATTGGCAGTGTCACCATCAAGAAAGATGAACCCGCGCTCCATCAGCTCGCACAGTGCTGGCGCGTGCCCTTCGAACTGTTCAGCGTCGGCGAACTGAGCCGCCATGAACAGCGTTTCCCTGCTTCTGAATTTGTCCGCCAAACGGTGGGTGTCGGTAGCGTTTCACAACCGGTCGCCTGGCTGATGAGCGACGGTAAATTGGTTGGCAATACTCTGCGTCAGCAGGGCGTCACCATCACTCTGGGAGTATCGCATTAA
- a CDS encoding precorrin-3B C(17)-methyltransferase — MLTVIGIGPGSESMMTQEAIAAIQEAEIIVGYKTYTHLVKSMTQDKQVIKTGMCKEIERCQAAIDLALAGHKVALISSGDAGIYGMAGLVLELVTQQQLELEVRLVAGITASIAAASLLGAPLMHDFCHISLSDLMTPWAVIEKRIIAAAQADFVICFYNPRSRGREGHLARAFELMLPWKKAETPVGVVKAAGRKKQEKWLTTLGEMDFEPVDMTSLVIVGNQATYCRNGLMITPRGYSL; from the coding sequence ATGTTAACCGTGATTGGCATCGGGCCGGGCAGTGAATCGATGATGACTCAGGAGGCCATAGCGGCGATCCAAGAGGCGGAAATTATCGTCGGCTATAAAACCTACACCCATCTGGTCAAGTCGATGACCCAAGATAAGCAGGTAATCAAAACCGGCATGTGCAAAGAGATTGAGCGCTGTCAGGCGGCGATTGATCTGGCGCTGGCGGGTCATAAGGTGGCGCTGATCAGCAGTGGCGATGCTGGTATTTATGGTATGGCGGGGCTGGTGCTGGAGTTGGTTACCCAACAGCAATTGGAATTAGAAGTGCGGCTGGTGGCGGGGATCACCGCCAGTATCGCGGCAGCTTCGTTACTCGGCGCACCGCTGATGCATGATTTCTGTCATATCAGCCTAAGTGATTTGATGACCCCGTGGGCGGTGATTGAAAAACGCATTATTGCCGCTGCGCAGGCGGATTTTGTCATCTGCTTCTATAACCCCCGCAGTCGGGGCCGCGAAGGGCATCTGGCACGCGCATTTGAGTTAATGCTGCCGTGGAAAAAAGCCGAAACGCCCGTGGGCGTAGTAAAAGCCGCTGGGCGTAAAAAGCAGGAGAAATGGCTCACCACCTTGGGTGAGATGGATTTCGAGCCAGTGGACATGACCAGCTTGGTGATTGTCGGTAATCAGGCCACTTATTGCCGCAATGGGCTGATGATCACCCCTCGCGGGTATTCGCTATGA
- a CDS encoding cobalt-precorrin-6A reductase, which yields MTQRHPPIHLFGGTSDARLICQLLDAAGERYSLSVATEAGKQLAGEIRGEVIIGRMDAAAMADFLTAREVCWVIDASHPYADLLSDNVVAACEQANVPMTRYQRPSEIDALHHPLLHKVDSLAAACAVAQKLGPRVLLTTGSKQLAEYQRGLSGKTLLARVLPTAEVLSQCEALGLGVDNIIALRGPFSAPFNQALYEFCQPDVVITKESGAQGGYQEKVAPCLELNIPCIVVRRPASVVLGRLGQQVASFDELTQHLTHWQEQRGA from the coding sequence ATGACTCAGCGCCACCCACCGATTCATCTGTTCGGCGGCACCAGTGATGCGCGGCTGATCTGCCAATTACTCGATGCGGCAGGCGAGCGCTATAGCTTGTCCGTCGCCACCGAGGCGGGCAAACAGTTGGCGGGGGAGATTCGCGGTGAAGTGATCATCGGGCGGATGGATGCGGCGGCGATGGCTGATTTTCTGACCGCCCGAGAGGTGTGCTGGGTGATTGATGCCTCGCACCCCTATGCCGATCTGCTCAGTGACAATGTGGTTGCCGCCTGCGAACAGGCGAATGTGCCGATGACCCGCTATCAGCGCCCGAGCGAGATTGACGCGCTTCATCATCCGCTGCTGCACAAAGTCGATAGTCTCGCGGCGGCCTGTGCGGTGGCTCAGAAATTGGGGCCACGGGTGCTGCTCACCACTGGCAGCAAGCAGTTGGCCGAGTATCAGCGCGGGCTGAGTGGCAAAACGCTGTTGGCGCGGGTGTTGCCGACCGCCGAGGTGCTGAGTCAGTGCGAAGCGCTGGGGTTAGGGGTGGACAACATTATCGCGCTGCGCGGGCCATTTAGCGCGCCATTCAATCAGGCGCTGTATGAATTTTGCCAGCCGGATGTGGTGATCACCAAGGAGTCCGGTGCGCAGGGGGGGTATCAAGAGAAAGTCGCCCCCTGTCTGGAGCTGAACATTCCCTGCATTGTGGTGCGCCGTCCGGCCTCCGTGGTGTTGGGCCGTCTCGGGCAGCAAGTGGCTTCATTCGATGAATTGACCCAGCATCTGACCCACTGGCAAGAACAACGAGGAGCATAA
- the cbiK gene encoding sirohydrochlorin cobaltochelatase, with product MKKALLVISFGTSYEQTRQKNIDACEQQLAAAYSDRDLFRAFTSEMIIRKLRKRDSLLINNPREALKQLAELGYQDVAIQSLHVINGDEYEKVANEVRAFSDTFHHLVLGTPLLSSFADYQQLMLALQAQMPALAADERVVFMGHGASHFAFSAYACLDHLMTSLNFPALVGAVESYPEISHIITRLQQQGVRKVHLMPLMLVAGDHAINDMASDEPDSWRSQLEAAGISAQSWLQGLGENPLIRQMFVEHLDHALQQKQQEAA from the coding sequence ATGAAAAAAGCACTGTTGGTGATCAGTTTCGGCACCAGTTACGAACAGACCCGCCAGAAGAATATTGATGCCTGCGAGCAGCAATTGGCTGCCGCCTACAGCGACCGTGATCTGTTCCGCGCCTTTACCTCGGAGATGATCATTCGCAAGCTGCGTAAACGCGATAGCCTGCTGATCAATAACCCGCGTGAAGCCCTAAAACAACTGGCTGAGCTGGGTTATCAGGATGTGGCAATTCAATCACTGCATGTGATCAATGGCGATGAATATGAAAAAGTCGCCAATGAAGTGCGCGCCTTCAGTGACACTTTCCATCATCTGGTACTGGGCACACCGCTGTTAAGCAGCTTTGCTGATTACCAGCAGTTGATGCTGGCACTGCAAGCGCAAATGCCCGCTCTTGCGGCAGATGAGCGGGTGGTATTTATGGGGCATGGAGCCAGCCATTTCGCCTTCTCCGCCTATGCCTGCCTTGATCACCTGATGACCTCACTGAACTTCCCCGCCTTGGTCGGCGCGGTGGAAAGCTACCCCGAAATCAGCCATATCATCACCCGCCTACAACAGCAGGGGGTGCGCAAAGTGCATCTGATGCCACTGATGCTGGTGGCTGGGGATCACGCCATCAACGACATGGCCTCTGACGAGCCGGACTCATGGCGCTCGCAGTTGGAAGCCGCAGGGATTAGCGCCCAATCATGGCTGCAAGGATTAGGTGAAAACCCATTGATTCGCCAAATGTTCGTTGAACATCTGGATCACGCCTTACAACAAAAACAGCAGGAGGCAGCGTAA
- a CDS encoding cobalt-factor II C(20)-methyltransferase: protein MSGRLYALGVGPGASDLITVRAARVIAQLDVLYAPAGRKGGDSLALSIVREYLSPATEIRTCHFPMSADDSEKQAVWDEVAQQLQNEVAQGRQVGFITLGDSMLFSTWVFLLERIGRPDWLEIVPGVTSFAAIASRAALPLAMEQQSLAIMSCTAPEAELERALRDHDCVVLMKVYGRFARIQALLARLDLFPHALLMSEASLPGEVCWRQLDSIAADQPLPYFSTILVNKQQYVN, encoded by the coding sequence ATGAGCGGCAGACTTTATGCCCTAGGTGTCGGCCCCGGAGCCAGTGATTTGATCACGGTGCGCGCCGCCCGAGTGATAGCCCAACTGGATGTGCTCTATGCCCCCGCTGGGCGCAAAGGGGGCGACAGTCTGGCGCTCTCTATCGTGCGCGAATACTTATCGCCCGCCACGGAAATTCGCACCTGCCACTTCCCGATGAGTGCAGATGATAGCGAAAAACAGGCGGTGTGGGATGAGGTGGCGCAACAGCTACAAAACGAAGTCGCCCAAGGGCGTCAGGTCGGCTTTATCACCCTAGGCGACTCAATGCTATTCAGCACGTGGGTGTTTTTGCTGGAACGCATAGGCCGCCCTGATTGGTTAGAGATCGTGCCGGGGGTGACCTCCTTTGCTGCTATCGCGTCCCGTGCGGCACTGCCCTTGGCGATGGAGCAACAGTCGCTGGCGATTATGTCCTGCACTGCGCCGGAAGCCGAGTTGGAGCGGGCGCTGCGCGACCACGACTGCGTGGTATTGATGAAAGTGTATGGTCGCTTCGCCCGCATTCAGGCGCTGTTGGCCCGCTTAGACCTCTTCCCCCATGCGCTGTTGATGTCGGAAGCCTCGCTGCCGGGGGAGGTGTGCTGGCGTCAATTGGATAGCATTGCTGCCGACCAGCCATTGCCCTATTTCTCCACCATTTTAGTGAATAAGCAGCAATACGTTAATTAA
- the cbiM gene encoding cobalt ECF transporter S component CbiM, which translates to MQMERQLKKLSFTGLAMAILLTIAPNDVFAMHIMEGFLPPMWALAWWVLFLPCLFMGLVRLKQIVAEDSNQKVLLALCGAFIFVLSALKIPSVTGSCSHPTGVGLAVILFGPVVVAVLGAIVLLFQALLLAHGGLTTLGANGMSMAVIGPVVGYLVWKLACKAGLRRDVGVFLCAMLADLTTYFVTSVQLGLAFPDPQFGVSGSIIKFMGVFCITQIPIAIAEGLLTVMIYDQLTKRQLIHAETH; encoded by the coding sequence TTGCAAATGGAAAGACAGCTAAAAAAACTCTCATTTACCGGATTGGCGATGGCAATCCTGCTGACCATTGCCCCGAATGACGTTTTTGCCATGCACATTATGGAAGGTTTTTTGCCGCCGATGTGGGCGCTGGCTTGGTGGGTGCTGTTCCTGCCGTGCCTGTTTATGGGCTTGGTGCGCTTAAAGCAGATTGTCGCGGAAGACAGCAATCAGAAAGTGTTACTGGCTCTGTGTGGCGCTTTTATCTTCGTGCTCTCGGCGCTGAAAATTCCGTCCGTGACGGGGAGTTGCTCGCACCCCACAGGGGTTGGGCTGGCAGTGATTCTGTTCGGGCCAGTGGTGGTGGCAGTATTAGGGGCGATTGTACTGCTGTTCCAAGCACTGTTATTGGCGCACGGCGGGTTGACCACTCTGGGCGCGAATGGCATGTCGATGGCGGTGATTGGGCCGGTGGTGGGGTATCTGGTCTGGAAACTGGCCTGCAAAGCGGGGTTACGTCGTGATGTCGGTGTGTTCCTCTGTGCCATGCTGGCGGACTTAACCACCTACTTTGTCACCTCGGTACAGCTCGGATTGGCTTTCCCCGATCCGCAATTTGGTGTCAGTGGCTCGATTATCAAATTTATGGGGGTGTTCTGCATTACCCAGATCCCGATTGCTATTGCTGAAGGTTTACTGACAGTGATGATTTACGACCAATTGACCAAACGCCAGCTTATCCATGCGGAGACTCACTAA
- a CDS encoding energy-coupling factor ABC transporter substrate-binding protein, which yields MKKTLILLAMVIALVIMPFFINHGGEYGGSDGEAETLIQVTAPHYKPWFQPLYEPASGEIESLLFTLQGSIGAAVIFYILGYYRGKRGEHAGD from the coding sequence ATGAAAAAGACCCTTATCTTGCTGGCGATGGTGATCGCACTGGTGATCATGCCCTTCTTTATCAATCACGGCGGCGAATATGGCGGCTCGGATGGTGAGGCTGAAACCTTGATTCAGGTCACCGCTCCCCACTATAAACCGTGGTTCCAGCCGCTGTATGAACCGGCCAGCGGTGAAATTGAGAGCCTGCTGTTTACTCTGCAAGGTTCCATCGGTGCGGCGGTAATTTTCTATATCTTGGGCTACTACCGGGGGAAACGCGGTGAGCATGCTGGGGATTGA
- a CDS encoding energy-coupling factor ABC transporter transmembrane protein, translating into MLGIDKLSYQSRWRQADPMGKLLLYGVFLLLAMLSPPMYQALLLLFIAGLTCYLLRVGPRRYLRWLAIPLSFLLVGLVTIVLSLARQPESLWWGVQIGHWWFGIDKIGLATANQTLWRSLAALAATFWFVLNTPFPQLIQLLKRCHAPRLLTEQILLTWRFIFILIEEAAAIRQAQSLRFGYISLPTGYRSLAMLVGMLFTRVMIRYQQMVIALDMKLYQGDFHL; encoded by the coding sequence ATGCTGGGGATTGATAAGCTAAGTTATCAGAGCCGCTGGCGACAGGCCGATCCGATGGGAAAACTGCTGCTGTATGGGGTTTTCCTGCTGCTGGCGATGCTGAGTCCGCCGATGTATCAGGCGCTGCTGTTGCTGTTTATTGCCGGATTGACCTGCTATTTGCTGCGAGTTGGCCCGCGCCGCTATCTGCGCTGGCTGGCGATTCCGCTCTCCTTCCTGCTGGTGGGGTTGGTGACCATTGTGCTGTCGCTGGCTCGCCAACCGGAGAGCTTGTGGTGGGGAGTACAAATAGGCCACTGGTGGTTCGGCATCGATAAAATCGGCTTAGCCACCGCCAATCAAACACTGTGGCGCAGTCTGGCAGCGCTGGCGGCCACCTTCTGGTTTGTGCTCAACACGCCATTTCCGCAGTTGATTCAACTGTTGAAACGCTGCCATGCACCCCGTCTGCTCACTGAGCAGATCCTGCTGACTTGGCGTTTCATCTTTATTTTGATCGAGGAGGCGGCGGCGATTCGTCAGGCACAGTCACTGCGATTTGGCTATATCTCACTGCCGACGGGTTACCGCTCGCTGGCAATGCTGGTGGGTATGCTATTTACCCGCGTGATGATTCGCTATCAACAGATGGTCATCGCGCTGGATATGAAACTCTATCAGGGTGATTTTCACCTGTAA
- a CDS encoding ATP-binding cassette domain-containing protein: MLATRHLNFSYQDEQVLHDLTLDFSQHAVTGILGANGCGKSTLFMNLTGILQPQQGAVLWQEEPLSYKKASLRALRQRVTTVFQDPEQQIFYTDIDSDIAFSLRNLGMPEALIAERVDRALTLVDAQSFRHKSIQHLSHGQKKRVAIAGALVMEAEYLLLDEPTAGLDPAGRQHMITLIERIVAEGKRVILSSHDIDLIYKVCDYLYVLSHGHLMIAGETTEVFLQQDKLQAAGLVQPWLVKMHTELGLPLCKTEEQLFALMRQREAEERR, translated from the coding sequence ATGTTAGCCACCCGACACTTAAATTTCAGCTATCAAGATGAGCAGGTATTGCATGATTTGACGCTGGATTTCAGTCAGCATGCAGTCACTGGTATTTTGGGGGCCAATGGTTGCGGCAAATCTACGCTGTTTATGAATTTGACGGGCATTCTGCAACCGCAGCAGGGGGCGGTGCTGTGGCAAGAGGAGCCGCTCAGCTACAAAAAAGCCAGCCTGCGGGCACTACGCCAGCGGGTAACCACGGTATTTCAAGATCCCGAACAGCAGATTTTTTATACCGATATCGACAGTGATATTGCTTTCAGTTTGCGCAATCTGGGGATGCCGGAGGCGCTCATTGCTGAGCGGGTGGATCGGGCGCTGACCTTGGTGGATGCGCAGAGTTTTCGCCACAAATCGATCCAGCACCTAAGCCACGGTCAGAAAAAACGGGTGGCGATTGCCGGGGCGCTGGTGATGGAAGCGGAGTATCTGTTACTGGATGAACCGACCGCCGGACTCGACCCCGCGGGCCGCCAGCATATGATTACTCTCATTGAGCGCATTGTGGCGGAGGGAAAACGAGTTATTCTATCCAGCCATGATATCGACCTGATTTATAAGGTTTGTGACTATCTTTATGTGCTCTCTCATGGGCACCTGATGATTGCCGGAGAGACCACCGAGGTGTTCCTGCAACAGGATAAACTGCAAGCTGCGGGGCTGGTTCAGCCGTGGCTGGTCAAAATGCACACTGAGCTAGGCTTGCCGCTGTGCAAAACCGAAGAACAACTTTTTGCGCTGATGCGTCAGCGTGAAGCGGAGGAGAGGCGATGA
- a CDS encoding cobyric acid synthase, translating into MVQGTASDVGKSVLVAGLCRIFMQDGYRSAPFKSQNMALNSGITPQGEEMGRAQIFQAEAAGIAPDVRMNPVLLKPTSDRKAQVVLMGKVACNMDAVEYHQYKPQLQQQISEVYHSLAGEYDVMVLEGAGSPAEINLRDRDIVNMGMAAIADAPVVLVADIDRGGVFASIYGTLALLHPHEKARVKGVIINKFRGDIALLKPGLEQIEALTDVPVLGVMPWLEIDLEDEDGVALQNGKYDDAAAKALDIAVIRLPHIANFTDFNALAAQPDVRLRYVSQLSALGQPDLIILPGSKNTLGDLQWLHHSGLAAALLAQHQQQVPVIGICGGYQMLGKRIVDGVESGLEQMEGLGLLDVETQFAQEKVTTRVSGACLAALPGMLANCAEHPLEGYEIHMGVSQLGADATPFARLTLRNGQAEQWEDGAVNRDGNVLGSYIHGLFDSHHFTRPLLDNLRQRKGLAAFDGVTVNYAEHKQQQFDLLAAEMRQHIDIERIYQLMTAHHQERTQ; encoded by the coding sequence ATGGTGCAAGGCACGGCATCTGACGTCGGAAAAAGTGTGTTAGTGGCGGGGCTATGCCGCATTTTTATGCAGGATGGTTATCGCAGCGCGCCATTTAAATCGCAAAATATGGCGCTGAATTCGGGCATTACGCCGCAAGGCGAAGAGATGGGGCGGGCGCAGATTTTTCAGGCCGAAGCGGCGGGTATTGCCCCGGATGTGCGCATGAACCCGGTGCTGCTCAAGCCCACCAGTGACCGCAAAGCGCAAGTGGTGCTGATGGGCAAGGTGGCTTGCAATATGGATGCAGTGGAGTATCACCAGTACAAGCCGCAGTTGCAGCAGCAGATCAGCGAGGTTTACCACAGTCTGGCTGGCGAATATGACGTGATGGTGCTGGAGGGGGCGGGCAGCCCGGCGGAGATCAATCTGCGCGACCGCGATATCGTCAATATGGGCATGGCGGCGATAGCCGATGCACCAGTGGTATTGGTGGCGGATATTGATCGTGGCGGCGTATTTGCCTCTATTTATGGCACGCTGGCATTGCTGCATCCCCATGAAAAAGCGCGGGTCAAAGGGGTGATCATCAATAAGTTTCGCGGTGATATTGCGCTGCTTAAACCCGGTTTGGAGCAGATTGAAGCGCTGACAGATGTCCCTGTTTTGGGGGTGATGCCGTGGCTGGAGATTGATTTGGAAGATGAAGATGGCGTGGCACTGCAAAACGGCAAATATGACGACGCGGCCGCCAAGGCGCTGGATATCGCGGTGATTCGCCTGCCACACATTGCCAACTTTACCGATTTTAATGCGTTGGCCGCGCAACCGGATGTGCGCCTGCGCTATGTTTCGCAGCTTTCGGCCTTGGGTCAGCCGGACTTAATTATCCTGCCCGGCAGCAAAAATACGCTGGGAGATTTGCAGTGGCTGCATCACAGCGGGTTGGCGGCGGCACTGCTGGCGCAACATCAGCAGCAGGTGCCGGTGATCGGGATCTGCGGTGGCTATCAGATGTTGGGTAAGCGCATTGTTGATGGGGTGGAGTCGGGCCTCGAACAGATGGAGGGGCTGGGTTTGCTGGATGTGGAAACCCAGTTCGCGCAGGAGAAAGTCACCACGCGGGTCAGCGGAGCCTGTCTGGCGGCGCTGCCGGGGATGCTAGCAAATTGCGCGGAGCACCCACTGGAGGGCTATGAGATCCACATGGGCGTCTCTCAACTGGGGGCCGATGCCACCCCTTTTGCCCGCCTGACCTTACGTAACGGGCAAGCAGAGCAGTGGGAGGATGGGGCGGTGAACCGTGACGGCAATGTGTTGGGCAGCTATATTCATGGCCTGTTCGACAGCCACCACTTTACCCGCCCACTGCTGGACAATTTGCGCCAACGCAAAGGGCTGGCGGCGTTTGACGGGGTGACCGTCAATTACGCGGAACATAAGCAGCAACAGTTTGATCTTCTGGCAGCAGAGATGCGACAGCATATTGATATAGAACGGATTTATCAGCTAATGACAGCACATCACCAGGAGCGCACACAGTGA
- the cobU gene encoding bifunctional adenosylcobinamide kinase/adenosylcobinamide-phosphate guanylyltransferase translates to MILITGGARSGKSSLAERLAAQACDRVFYIATSVVTDAEMAERVALHRATRPAHWRTWEGYRDLGAVLDQQVAAGEAVMLECITTLITNLLFEQAGDTPPEQMDFAQLEVGIQQQISDLLAACARSSAPIYLVTNELGMGIVPENRLARHFRDIAGRVNQRLAAAADDVFLVVSGIGVKIK, encoded by the coding sequence GTGATTTTGATTACCGGCGGTGCGCGGAGCGGCAAGAGTTCGCTGGCTGAACGGCTGGCAGCACAGGCGTGCGATCGGGTATTTTACATTGCTACGTCGGTGGTGACTGACGCGGAGATGGCCGAACGGGTTGCGCTGCACCGCGCCACCCGTCCGGCCCACTGGCGCACGTGGGAGGGGTATCGGGATCTCGGCGCGGTACTGGATCAGCAAGTGGCGGCGGGCGAGGCGGTGATGCTCGAATGCATCACCACACTCATCACCAATCTGCTGTTTGAACAGGCGGGCGACACCCCACCTGAACAGATGGATTTTGCGCAGTTGGAGGTGGGGATTCAGCAACAGATTAGCGATCTGCTGGCCGCCTGCGCCCGAAGCTCGGCACCCATCTATCTGGTCACCAATGAGCTGGGCATGGGTATCGTGCCGGAAAATCGCCTCGCGCGGCACTTTCGCGATATCGCGGGGCGGGTTAATCAGCGGTTGGCCGCAGCGGCAGACGACGTGTTTTTAGTGGTTTCTGGCATTGGAGTAAAGATTAAATGA
- the cobS gene encoding adenosylcobinamide-GDP ribazoletransferase, producing MSLRLFLATLQFMTRIPVPERWTQGLAMDHYERGIVGFPLIGLIVGVMGGAVFTLLAPWCGVPLAALGYVLALALITGAFHLDGLADTCDGVFSARKREQMLEIMRDSRLGTNGGLALIFIVLAKVLVVSELALRDLSMFALLTAASVVGRTVIVLLMYRQRYAREGNGLGNIYIGKVTGRQTVITLAGGAILTLLLGQGAAVLALVITMVVVWLLATYLRRRLGGQTGDTLGAAAEVGELVFLLALL from the coding sequence ATGAGCCTGCGACTCTTTCTCGCCACCTTGCAATTTATGACCCGCATTCCGGTGCCGGAGCGCTGGACACAAGGGCTGGCGATGGATCACTACGAGCGCGGTATTGTCGGTTTCCCCTTGATTGGCCTGATTGTCGGGGTGATGGGGGGGGCGGTCTTTACCTTGTTGGCCCCTTGGTGCGGCGTGCCTTTGGCGGCGCTGGGCTATGTGCTGGCCTTGGCGCTGATCACCGGGGCTTTTCATCTTGATGGGCTGGCCGATACTTGTGATGGGGTTTTCTCCGCCCGCAAACGCGAGCAGATGTTGGAGATCATGCGCGACAGCCGCCTCGGGACTAATGGCGGGTTAGCGCTGATTTTTATTGTGCTGGCAAAAGTGCTGGTGGTGAGTGAACTGGCGCTGCGTGATCTGTCGATGTTTGCCCTACTGACCGCCGCCTCGGTGGTGGGTCGCACCGTAATTGTGCTGCTGATGTATCGTCAGCGCTATGCGCGCGAAGGCAATGGGCTAGGCAATATCTACATCGGCAAAGTGACGGGCAGGCAAACCGTCATCACTCTGGCGGGCGGCGCGATATTGACGCTGTTGCTCGGCCAAGGGGCGGCGGTGCTGGCGCTGGTGATCACGATGGTGGTGGTCTGGCTGTTGGCAACCTATCTGCGCCGCCGTTTAGGTGGACAGACCGGAGACACCTTGGGTGCGGCTGCCGAAGTGGGCGAATTGGTGTTTTTACTGGCGCTGTTGTGA
- a CDS encoding adenosylcobalamin/alpha-ribazole phosphatase, producing MRLFLVRHGQTEANLRGVFCGLTDLDLTPHGVAQAGQVTEWLAEVDFTHAVSSQLRRARHTADILLAGQDIDLSIDGQWNEMNFGEWEMRHHHDLQREDPEAWAAWVADWQQASPTGGESFPEFSARIEQAVESLKSVKNNDNNQLLVAHQGVLSLMLARLLAMPAAAMWHFHFEQGAYSVLEIHDGFVTLRAFNSQAVWQPATRG from the coding sequence ATGCGACTTTTTTTGGTACGCCACGGGCAGACCGAGGCCAATTTGCGCGGTGTTTTTTGCGGCTTGACCGATTTGGATCTGACCCCGCACGGCGTAGCGCAGGCCGGACAGGTCACCGAGTGGTTGGCGGAGGTTGATTTTACTCATGCCGTGAGCAGCCAATTGCGGCGCGCCCGGCATACCGCCGATATTCTGCTGGCTGGGCAGGATATTGATCTGAGCATCGACGGCCAATGGAATGAGATGAATTTCGGTGAGTGGGAGATGCGCCATCACCATGATTTACAACGGGAAGACCCCGAGGCGTGGGCCGCTTGGGTGGCGGACTGGCAACAGGCTAGCCCCACGGGCGGGGAGTCTTTTCCTGAGTTTTCTGCCCGCATCGAACAGGCCGTAGAGTCACTAAAATCAGTTAAAAATAACGACAATAATCAGTTATTGGTCGCCCATCAGGGGGTATTGAGCCTGATGTTGGCCCGTCTGCTGGCGATGCCCGCAGCGGCCATGTGGCACTTTCATTTTGAGCAGGGGGCATACAGCGTGTTGGAGATCCATGATGGATTTGTCACGCTACGTGCATTCAATAGCCAGGCTGTTTGGCAGCCTGCGACACGAGGTTAA